A section of the Acropora muricata isolate sample 2 chromosome 4, ASM3666990v1, whole genome shotgun sequence genome encodes:
- the LOC136913327 gene encoding lysM and putative peptidoglycan-binding domain-containing protein 4-like translates to MSMSLLKKGGYKTYVSSRTANEFEPHEIQNVASSRVYIFGNDGHDEIGVDDSTLEMTELRPRSKTKKCYASTKAATQKYKKTETIDREILSNDSLQSFSLKYGCTVAELKRTNNLYSDQDFFALKTIKIPVQAHGLLTEATNEKPRPPPLKLSSTSGDPGRDNDDDDDDDDKSDYEDNMPNGDCVRTVSIRTAIDSPNSFLKHMDNDLKLICKSAPIRKHNLDEVARTLTVNCINPLTSRKQGEKTLGNACGVGWKGIIVTVFVIAILLPGVVAFWYLYLRKEMNDR, encoded by the exons ATGAGTATGTCTCTGTTGAAGAAAGGAGGTTATAAAACTTATGTTTCAAGCCGAACGGCGAATGAGTTTGAGCCGCACGAGATACAAAATGTTGCGTCTTCACGCGTTTATATCTTTGGGAATGATGGACACGACGAAATCGGTGTTGACGACTCGACCCTGGAAATGACAGAGCTAAGACCAAGGAGTAAAACTAAGAAATGCTACGCTTCCACGAAAGCGGCCACTCAGAAATACAAAAAGACTGAAACTATTGatcgtgaaattttgtcaaatGATTCACTGCAGAGTTTCTCCTTAAAATATGGCTGCACG GTAGCTGaactaaaaagaacaaataacTTGTACAGTGATCAAGATTTCTTTGCCCTTAAGACTATAAAAATTCCAGTCCAGGCACATGGATTGCTCACAGAAGCAACAAATGAAAAGCCAAGACCTCCACCGTTGAAACTTTCTTCCACATCAGGAGATCCTGGCCgggataatgatgatgatgatgatgatgatgataagtCAGATTATGAGGACAATATGCCAAATGGAGATTGCGTTAGAACAGTCAGCATTCGAACAGCAATTGACTCGCCAAACAGTTTTCTAAAGCACATGGACAATGATCTTAAGCTGATTTGTAAATCTGCTCCCATACGTAAGCATAATCTTGATGAAGTAGCAAGGACATTGACTGTTAATTGTATAAATCCATTGACATCAAGAAAACAAGGAGAAAAGACTCTTGGTAATGCCTGTGGTGTTGGATGGAAGGGAATCATTGTGACTGTTTTTGTTATAGCTATACTACTGCCTGGAGTGGTAGCATTTTGGTACTTGTATTTAAGGAAAGAAATGAATGACAGATGa
- the LOC136913329 gene encoding uncharacterized protein, translating to MGSQISRHDQDRKEKLEKEPRKMEDSLKVKSKAYDDQKRREKLEEELKKMEDSLKVKSKAHYISSEFYSRWDIKLQYASYITGMLGTSGGFFSKFAWKTIAQNYPRLGPVAASTAATMSLFAVLVNIRILPYSPASLHEVHFASGIECQYLKRRVRFFAKTDVWNMDIPWTTLASTYETLLEKKKEVDSRVLPQDWAYQEALKKIEMRRKEKELQEENKDARKDGILASGLRNA from the exons ATGGGTTCCCAGATTTCGCGTCATGATCAAGACAGGAAGGAAAAATTGGAAAAGGAGCCAAGAAAAATGGAAGACAGCTTGAAGGTGAAATCCAAGGCGTATGATGATCAAAAGAGGAGGGAAAAATTGGAAGAGGAGCTAAAAAAAATGGAAGACAGTCTGAAAGTGAAATCCAAAGCGCATTACATCTCGTCTGAATTCTACAGTCGATGGGATATTAAGCTGCAGTATGCTTCCTACATAACAGGAATGCTTGGCACCTCAGGTGGGTTTTTCTCCAAGTTTGCGTGGAAAACGATCGCTCAAAATTATCCGCGCCTCGGGCCCGTGGCCGCGTCCACAGCTGCAACGATGTCTTTATTTGCTGTGTTGGTAAACATACGCATTCTTCCATATTCGCCCGCTTCCTTGCACGAGGTACACTTCGCCTCTGGGATCGAGTGCCAGTATTTAAAGAGAAGAGTGAGGTTTTTTGCAAAAACTGATGTTTGGAACATGGACATACCATGGACCACGCTTGCATCAACATATGAAACTTTACTCGAGAAGAAGAAGGAAGTAGATAGCAGAGTTCTACCCCAAGACTGGGCTTACCAAGAAGCTTTGAAGAAGATTGAAATGAGGCGGAAAGAAAAAGAGTTACAGGAAGAGAACAAGGATGCTAGGAAGGACGGAATACTTG cctCAGGTCTGAGAAACGCTTGA